In the Candidatus Roizmanbacteria bacterium genome, CTCATGAACCTCACTTTCAGTAACATAAGGCCCTTGAATACGACGTGGTTTCGCCTGATCAGGAGGAAGGTATAGCATGTCTCCCTTTCCAAGAAGTTTCTCTGCGCCTGGAGTATCTATAACAACACGTGAATCAACAAGAGACGATACATTAAAGGCAACACGCGTTGGAATATTTGCCTTCATAAGTCCTGTAATAACATCGACAGATGGTCGCTGTGTTGCCAAGACTAAATGGATACCTACGGCACGAGCCATCTGAGCTATTTTGGTAATAAGATCCTCTGCTTCTCCTCGAGCATGCATCATTAATGTAGCTAGTTCATCAATTATAAAAATAATATAAGGCTTTTTCTCTATGTTGGGAATTACATTATATGATTCGAGATTTTTTGCATGAACTTTGGCAAGAATTTCGTATCTTGTCTGCATCTCTCCTACAGTCCATTTGAGCGCGTTGATAATTTTATCAGGATCAACTATGACCTCCTGAAGTAGATGAGGAATTCCATTGTAAATTGAGAGCTCAACTTGTTTAGGATCTACCATTATAAGACGTACTTCCTCAGGTTTAGTTCTGAAAAGTAAAGTCGAGATCCAAGCATTTAACATCACTGACTTACCTGAACCAGTGGTACCCGCAATGAGCGCATGAGGCATCTTCCCTAAACTGGCTGCCTGTGGAGCTCCCGATACATCGAGACCTAAAGGAACCAATAATGGGTCTGGATTATTTTTGAAAACAGGGTCATTTAATAATCTTTTCAAGGTAACAATCTCCGCGCGATTATTAGGAATCTCAATACCAACTAATGACCTGCCTGGAATCGGAGCCTCTATACGAACCTGCCCTGTTGGCGCAGCCAAAGCTAGCGCTAGATCGCTGGACAGTGCGGTTATCTTTGCCAACTTAGTTCCTTGAGTAATCTGCAGAGCGTACTGAGTGACAGAAGGACCACCATTTACCTCATCGACTCTTGCTCTGATACCAAAACTTCCAAGAGTATCCTCAATAGTCTGCGCGTACTGCTTAGTATCGCCTCTATCTGCACCTTGTTGAGAAACATCACGAAGTAAACTCATCGGAGGATATACCCATGTTTGATTATTTACATTCATCGGTCGTACGGTAAATTCCTTATTTGCCATTTCTGTCATTACAGCATTAGCCTTATTTTTCTGATTCTGGTTCATATTCTGCTTACCAAACAATGTAGGTATCGAAATCTTCGGTGCGGATATATTTTTTATAAACATATCTTTTTGAGGTTCTTCTTTTTCTTTGCCGATCTTCTTATCTTTCTTCGGGTTTAGCAATTCTCTCAATAGATGATTTTTTATGAATGATACCAGTCCTTTGCCGATGGAAATAAGAAAGATAATGAAGGCATCAAGCGAAGTGTCCAGAAGAAGAACTAACCCAATAAGAAAAGTAGCAAAAAGAATAATAAAGGTTCCTAGAGCTGAAAAATCTCCCGTCAAACTATCGGTAATAAAGACTCCCCATTCGCCTGATCTAGATGCTCCGAGGAGAGTAGTGAAAACAAGAACAAGACCAATAGAAACATTCGCTTTGATTAGTTTTACTTTTCGTGAGTTGAAAAAATGCGTACCAAGTGCGAAGAGAACAAAAGGCGACAAAAGTCCCAGAATTCCAATTTTTCCAACTACCCATTCGTGAATCAACTCAAGATACTGACCGCCTTGATCAACTGGTAGCAGGTTACTAAAAAATGAAAGTAAAATTGCTAGACCGGCGAATATAAAAAATAAACC is a window encoding:
- a CDS encoding DNA translocase FtsK; amino-acid sequence: MGRRKKLFKVGNKSVGSMFGLFFIFAGLAILLSFFSNLLPVDQGGQYLELIHEWVVGKIGILGLLSPFVLFALGTHFFNSRKVKLIKANVSIGLVLVFTTLLGASRSGEWGVFITDSLTGDFSALGTFIILFATFLIGLVLLLDTSLDAFIIFLISIGKGLVSFIKNHLLRELLNPKKDKKIGKEKEEPQKDMFIKNISAPKISIPTLFGKQNMNQNQKNKANAVMTEMANKEFTVRPMNVNNQTWVYPPMSLLRDVSQQGADRGDTKQYAQTIEDTLGSFGIRARVDEVNGGPSVTQYALQITQGTKLAKITALSSDLALALAAPTGQVRIEAPIPGRSLVGIEIPNNRAEIVTLKRLLNDPVFKNNPDPLLVPLGLDVSGAPQAASLGKMPHALIAGTTGSGKSVMLNAWISTLLFRTKPEEVRLIMVDPKQVELSIYNGIPHLLQEVIVDPDKIINALKWTVGEMQTRYEILAKVHAKNLESYNVIPNIEKKPYIIFIIDELATLMMHARGEAEDLITKIAQMARAVGIHLVLATQRPSVDVITGLMKANIPTRVAFNVSSLVDSRVVIDTPGAEKLLGKGDMLYLPPDQAKPRRIQGPYVTESEVHELVSFLRNQNPVVNYTTEVTEPTDTYKSGGLPTVGGGSSNLDPYFNQALDLVNQSDKASASLLQRKLKVGYARAARILDELQEAGYVGVAEGSKPREILRRGAVNTEEVQHSE